The following are encoded in a window of Caldicellulosiruptor danielii genomic DNA:
- a CDS encoding THUMP domain-containing class I SAM-dependent RNA methyltransferase encodes MIELFIATPLGTESVTKEELIRLGYKSLKVENGRIFVSAELEDIPKLNINLRTPNRIFAILNKFKAQTFDELYDGVYSYAWHEILPKDAKILVTGRTEKSKLFSIRSCQSITKKAIVEKLKTKYNVNYLEESGQLFKIEIAMINDWAYLLFDTTGDSLHKRGYRKLISKAPLKENIAATLILLAKWQDDEELFWDPFCGSGTIAIEAAMIARNIAPGINRTFLAEENGFVSPQEWKKSRIEAIERIDYKKKFEILSSDIDESMVHIAKANAKEIGVDKDIKFFRANARKIKKPSEKGIIVTNPPYGERIDNVDIFELYRDFGRCLKTFNNWRFFILSAYEKIEKAFGRKADKNRKLYNGKIKTYLYFYFQV; translated from the coding sequence GTGATAGAACTTTTTATTGCCACGCCTTTAGGTACAGAGTCGGTTACAAAGGAAGAGCTAATAAGGCTGGGGTATAAAAGCCTAAAAGTTGAAAATGGAAGGATATTTGTATCAGCTGAGCTTGAAGATATTCCAAAACTCAATATAAATTTAAGAACGCCAAACAGAATTTTTGCTATCTTAAACAAGTTCAAAGCTCAGACTTTTGATGAACTGTATGATGGTGTATACAGCTACGCTTGGCACGAAATACTGCCAAAAGATGCGAAGATTTTAGTAACTGGCAGAACAGAAAAGTCCAAACTGTTTAGCATAAGATCATGCCAGTCTATAACTAAAAAGGCAATAGTTGAAAAACTGAAAACAAAATACAATGTAAACTATTTGGAAGAGAGTGGGCAGCTTTTCAAGATAGAAATCGCCATGATAAATGACTGGGCTTATCTGCTTTTTGACACAACAGGCGATTCTCTTCACAAAAGAGGTTATCGAAAACTTATTTCTAAAGCGCCTTTGAAAGAAAACATAGCAGCAACCTTGATCCTGCTTGCCAAATGGCAAGACGATGAAGAATTATTTTGGGACCCATTTTGCGGTTCTGGAACCATAGCAATTGAAGCAGCAATGATTGCAAGAAACATAGCTCCTGGTATTAACAGAACTTTTCTGGCTGAAGAAAATGGATTTGTTTCACCACAGGAGTGGAAAAAATCAAGGATTGAGGCAATTGAGAGGATTGATTATAAAAAAAAGTTTGAGATTCTGTCTTCTGATATTGACGAAAGTATGGTACACATTGCAAAGGCAAACGCAAAAGAGATTGGTGTTGATAAAGATATAAAATTTTTTAGAGCTAATGCAAGGAAAATTAAAAAACCGTCCGAAAAAGGCATAATTGTGACAAACCCGCCATATGGAGAGAGAATTGACAATGTGGATATATTCGAGCTTTACAGGGATTTTGGCCGGTGTCTTAAAACATTTAACAACTGGCGATTTTTTATATTGTCTGCATATGAGAAAATTGAAAAAGCATTTGGCAGAAAAGCAGACAAAAATAGGAAACTTTACAACGGAAAGATAAAAACTTATCTTTATTTCTATTTTCAGGTGTGA
- a CDS encoding YerC/YecD family TrpR-related protein, whose translation MNEKLKNEMTDHLFEAILELRTVEECYNFFEDLCTVREIQELSQRFEVAKLLFEGAKYSDITKKTGASPATISRVNRCLNYGADGYKTVLLRLKQKSRLDDEK comes from the coding sequence ATGAATGAAAAACTAAAAAATGAGATGACAGACCATCTTTTTGAAGCGATACTTGAACTGAGGACAGTAGAGGAGTGTTATAATTTTTTTGAAGATTTGTGCACAGTAAGAGAGATTCAGGAGCTTTCTCAAAGATTTGAGGTTGCAAAGCTTCTATTTGAGGGTGCAAAATACAGTGACATTACAAAAAAAACGGGGGCGTCTCCTGCTACAATTAGCAGAGTAAACAGGTGTTTAAACTATGGAGCTGATGGTTATAAAACTGTACTTTTAAGACTCAAACAAAAATCAAGATTGGATGATGAAAAGTGA